CGCCGTCCAGCGCATCCACGCCGCGCCGCGGCCGGTGCCCGAAGGGATAGCCCTCGCCCGGCAGCAGTCGCGGAATCCGGCGCCAGCCATCGGTCGGATACAGAACGTGCAGGTTGCGCAGCTCGAGCGCCACCTCGTTCGGATCGATCGGCTCCGTCGGGATTTCAGCGATCGCATCCACCTCATCCGGGGTTGGGTGGAAACGTTCCCGCCGCAGCGCCAGCACAACCAGCGTACGCACATCGCCAATCGCCTGCTTGCCGAAGCGCCACATCCCGCGAACAGTCCCGCGCGCGACGCGCCAAGCTGTGACGGGCAGGCGCTTGAAGATCCACGGAGCGATCTTGCGGAACAGGCGCCACGCCTTCCCCGGCCACCTCCACGGACGCCACCGCCAGAATGCCACAACGGCAATGATCCCGCGCATGATCCCATTTGTGACGCGCTCGAACGTCAGGAAGGCCAACCGCCAGGTTCCAATCCAATACGGTCTGGCCCACATCACGAAGTCATCGCCGATCAGGTACATGCACGGCAGCACCAGCAACATCAGGAACGTCGCGCTGGTCAGACCGCCCAGCACCGTTACTGCGACCGGGCGCCACTGCGAGGTCTCGCCGCCGCTGATCGCCAGCGGCATCAATCCCAGGGTCGTTGTCAGGAACGTCATGACGATCGGGCGGAGGCGCTGGTCGGCCGCCTGGAACACGGCGCGACTTCGGCGATAGCCCTTCTCCACGCGATAGCGCAGCGCCGTGTCCATCAGCACAATGCCGTTGTTTACCGCCAGTCCGTTCAGCAGAATCACGCCGAAGGCCGCCAACTCGTCGAAGGGCAGCTTTGTGATCGCAAGGGCAGCCACGATGCCGATGATCATCAACGGATTCGTCAGGATGATCGTGAACGGGACCCAGTAAGATTCGAAGACCGCCGCCATCACGACGTAGATGAGCACCACCGCCGCCAGCAGAACGAAGATGAAGTCCTGCTGCCGTTCCTGCAACTGCCGCTGCTGGCCCTCGAATTCCACGACGATACCCGCTGGATTCGGCAGGGCCTTGATGATGTTTTTGATCGACGTCAGCAACTCGCCCGCATCCGCACCCGGGACCCACGTATAGTCGACATACAGGCTGCTCTGACGATCCTGGCGCGTGATGCGTGCGGGAGTCTGCGCCGCGCGGAAATTCGTCAGCTCGCCGAGCGGCACGCTGCTGCCGAGCGGAGAGTAAATCGTCATGTCCTGAATCTGCCCGACCGTATCGATGTCCGCGCCGGCAAAGCTGATCGTCACATCGGTCCGGTCTTCGCCATCCTTCAGAACGAGGCTCGAAATCGTTCCGCCGGCTCGCGTCGCGCCGATATACTGGCCCAGCGTCTGCGCGTTCACGCCGAATAACCGCGCCTTGTCGCGATCGACCAGCGCCTGGTACTCGGGCTGAGGATTCTCCGTCCGAATCTCCGCATCGATGATGTTTGGCAGCGCACGCACCGCATCGATCAAACGGTTCGCGTACTGCTCGATGATATCCTGATCGAGCCCCTTCAGAACCAACTGCCCTGTCGTGCCCGATTGCAGCACGGCGGCATCCTGTCCCGGTTGGTCATCTCGCGTCAGACTGATCTCGCCCCCCGGAACATTGCCGATGAAGTCCGGCATCGATTGTCGAATCGCGGATAGCGTACGGCCGCTCGGGCGTTCATCCTCCTCCAGCAACTGAATGTCGAAGGTCGCCTGGTCCTGGCGGAACCAGACGCCGAAGCGATCAATATCTTCGTGCTCCAGCAGACGATCTTCCACAAAGGACACCGTCCGGCTGGCTTCCGATGTCAGCGTGCCCGGCGGCATCTTCATGTACACGCGGAAGACCTGCTGATTGCCCTCCTGGCTCGCGTTGGCTTCGCGAATGGTATCGCAAGCCTCGAGCATTACGAACGCCAGCAGCAGTCCCACGATCGCCAGCACGCGGCCGCGGTGCCGCAGGCAGCCCTTCAGGATGTAGCGGTAGATTTCGCGCATGCGGCTGTTCGTCGGGTTGAAGTGCTTCGCCGCGCGATCGAATTCCTCCGCGCCGCGAGCCCCGCGATGCCGCACCACCGTCTGCAGAACCTTCGATGCCAGCATCGCTGAGAGCGTCAGCGCCACCAGCAGCGAGATCAGCAACGGGAAAACCAGCGCAAGGGCCGGTTCCTTCACGAACAGCTTGAACTCGCCATCGATGAACAGGAACGGCACGAACGGCACGACCGACGTCAGCGTCGAGGCGAACAGCGCGCGGCCGACTTCATCGCCGCCCTGTCCCGCCGATTCCAGCGCCGGCAGGTGCCTGGAGAAATACAAACGGAAACAGTTCTCCACCACCACAATCGAGTTGTCCACTAACATGCCTACACCCAGGGCGAGGCCGATGATGGAGAAGATATTGATGCTCATCCCGAATGCATAGAACAGATTGAACACCGCGATGATACAGATTGGAACTGACGCGAAGATAATCGACGACACTCGCCACGAACGGAAGAAAACCATCGGCACAATCAGCGCCAGCACGGCACCGATCAGCGCCAGGTTTCGGACCTGGCGGATGACCTCTTCCACGATCTCGGCAATGTCCGTGTCGATCTTGACTTCCGTGCCCGGCGGAAGCTCCTGGTTGATCTCCTTGATTCTCGCACGAACCGTCTGGGCGAGACGAATCATGTTCTCGCCCTCTTCGCGTTCGACATTGATGCCG
This genomic window from bacterium contains:
- a CDS encoding efflux RND transporter permease subunit, translated to MRISRLAVRRPVTTLMVFIAIVVLGIVSYEQLPMQLIPDITVPKLGIYMQKPGASPEDTLESLTKPVEGIIAELPRVKKIESWTGTWGTWIRADFEDGTDIRFTTIDLQERLNSFQQGLDDRRTEIQVFPFTTDNFKNFLMALSVEGPLEEDQLYDVVRDKVEPQLKGIAGVAKVEVGGLAADAADVEIDADRLAGFGLNFENVFGKIQRAANEDTFLGTLDVPGENHYVRLNDPVKNVDELRRIPVDSEGIVSLEDVANVTEGKALDGWVYRANGNYAIGINVEREEGENMIRLAQTVRARIKEINQELPPGTEVKIDTDIAEIVEEVIRQVRNLALIGAVLALIVPMVFFRSWRVSSIIFASVPICIIAVFNLFYAFGMSINIFSIIGLALGVGMLVDNSIVVVENCFRLYFSRHLPALESAGQGGDEVGRALFASTLTSVVPFVPFLFIDGEFKLFVKEPALALVFPLLISLLVALTLSAMLASKVLQTVVRHRGARGAEEFDRAAKHFNPTNSRMREIYRYILKGCLRHRGRVLAIVGLLLAFVMLEACDTIREANASQEGNQQVFRVYMKMPPGTLTSEASRTVSFVEDRLLEHEDIDRFGVWFRQDQATFDIQLLEEDERPSGRTLSAIRQSMPDFIGNVPGGEISLTRDDQPGQDAAVLQSGTTGQLVLKGLDQDIIEQYANRLIDAVRALPNIIDAEIRTENPQPEYQALVDRDKARLFGVNAQTLGQYIGATRAGGTISSLVLKDGEDRTDVTISFAGADIDTVGQIQDMTIYSPLGSSVPLGELTNFRAAQTPARITRQDRQSSLYVDYTWVPGADAGELLTSIKNIIKALPNPAGIVVEFEGQQRQLQERQQDFIFVLLAAVVLIYVVMAAVFESYWVPFTIILTNPLMIIGIVAALAITKLPFDELAAFGVILLNGLAVNNGIVLMDTALRYRVEKGYRRSRAVFQAADQRLRPIVMTFLTTTLGLMPLAISGGETSQWRPVAVTVLGGLTSATFLMLLVLPCMYLIGDDFVMWARPYWIGTWRLAFLTFERVTNGIMRGIIAVVAFWRWRPWRWPGKAWRLFRKIAPWIFKRLPVTAWRVARGTVRGMWRFGKQAIGDVRTLVVLALRRERFHPTPDEVDAIAEIPTEPIDPNEVALELRNLHVLYPTDGWRRIPRLLPGEGYPFGHRPRRGVDALDGVTLQIGRGLYGLLGPNGAGKTTLMRCIAGLMEPTRGTVSIFGVPQREAGEQLAPLIGYLPQNHGHYDWMTLYEYLDYFAMLTARTLRKVQISPETNPHLAPHLARLDRLASPAQRHAAIHRAAKEVHLEDELNEKIGTFSGGMRQRAGIARVLLQAPPILIVDEPTAGLDPVERVKVRVLLAQLARTRTVLFSTHIVEDLEETCQAVAVLDQGRLLFQGPPLDLRGEWRNQIWEIPLNGDDPERLREGIVSAGGRVLFRYARGDSAGWRVISPEAPHPRAANVDASLEDALLGVLGRE